A window of Magnetococcales bacterium contains these coding sequences:
- a CDS encoding Rpn family recombination-promoting nuclease/putative transposase, with translation MTDHDSIYHRLFSHPEMVAELLRGFLPSEWIEEFDFSGMKRMNTKYTATTGERRRGDLVWEIPTRAGGSVFILLVLEFQSDIDDWMGLRLAVYIGLLYQQLVEERRLRAVDGLPPVLPVVLYNGDSRWNAATDLRKLIRLRCGSALWPFQLRMGYHVIDEGRYSEEELKGQGSLVALFIRMQHPTTPESLLESGREVVSWFAGHPDGPPVKRLFRELIASGLRRLEDTVSLPGIPEDLEEVVNMLATQVEKWSREIERKGHREGHREGHREGEAWMLMRQLQRRFGILPEWIGERIAQAKPELLEEWGLRILDARSLEEIFSGRD, from the coding sequence ATGACGGATCACGATTCCATCTACCATCGTCTTTTTTCCCATCCGGAAATGGTTGCCGAGCTGCTGCGGGGGTTTCTGCCGTCCGAGTGGATCGAGGAATTCGATTTTTCCGGGATGAAGCGGATGAACACGAAATATACTGCGACGACGGGAGAACGCCGGCGTGGGGATCTGGTGTGGGAGATTCCAACCCGTGCCGGAGGGAGTGTATTCATTCTGCTGGTGTTGGAATTCCAGTCGGACATCGATGATTGGATGGGATTGCGCCTGGCAGTGTATATTGGACTGTTGTACCAGCAGTTGGTGGAGGAGCGGCGGTTGCGGGCGGTCGATGGACTTCCTCCGGTATTGCCTGTGGTGTTGTACAATGGGGACTCCCGTTGGAACGCTGCGACCGACCTTCGGAAGCTGATTCGATTGCGGTGTGGTTCGGCGTTGTGGCCGTTTCAATTGCGGATGGGGTATCATGTCATCGATGAAGGGCGTTATTCCGAGGAGGAGTTGAAGGGACAGGGATCGTTGGTGGCACTTTTTATCCGGATGCAACACCCGACGACCCCAGAGTCGCTGTTGGAATCGGGTCGGGAGGTGGTGTCCTGGTTTGCCGGGCATCCGGATGGGCCACCGGTGAAACGATTGTTCCGGGAATTGATCGCATCCGGTTTGCGTCGGTTGGAGGATACGGTCTCCTTGCCCGGCATACCCGAAGACCTTGAGGAGGTGGTGAACATGTTGGCAACTCAGGTCGAGAAATGGTCGAGGGAAATTGAACGCAAAGGCCATCGTGAGGGCCATCGTGAGGGCCATCGTGAGGGTGAGGCCTGGATGCTGATGCGCCAGTTGCAACGTCGTTTTGGGATTTTGCCCGAATGGATTGGGGAAAGAATCGCCCAGGCCAAACCGGAACTTCTGGAGGAATGGGGTTTGCGGATTCTGGATGCCCGGTCGCTGGAGGAAATTTTTTCGGGGCGAGACTGA
- a CDS encoding DUF4351 domain-containing protein has product MLATQIEKWSREIERKGYREGYREGEAWMLMRQLQRRFGMLPEWIGERIAQAKPELLEEWGLRILNARSLEEIFWVGTDGDVLR; this is encoded by the coding sequence ATGTTGGCAACCCAGATCGAGAAATGGTCGAGGGAAATTGAACGCAAAGGCTATCGTGAGGGCTATCGTGAGGGTGAGGCTTGGATGCTGATGCGCCAGTTGCAACGTCGTTTTGGGATGTTGCCCGAATGGATTGGGGAAAGAATCGCCCAGGCCAAACCGGAACTTCTGGAGGAATGGGGTTTGCGGATTCTGAATGCCCGGTCCTTGGAGGAGATTTTCTGGGTCGGGACCGATGGCGATGTCTTGAGATAA
- the gyrA gene encoding DNA gyrase subunit A has product MSDADSAKQIPVNIEDEMRTSYLDYAMSVIVGRALPDVRDGLKPVHRRVLFAMNELGNDWNRAYKKSARVVGDVIGKYHPHGDVAVYDTIVRMAQHFSMRYPLVDGQGNFGSVDGDSAAAMRYTEVRMTRLAGELLADIDKNTVDFVDNYDGSLIEPVVLPSKFPNLLINGSSGIAVGMATNIPPHNLGEIIDATCALIENPLLDVRELMKFVPGPDFPTGGIIHGRAGIRSGYETGRGSIIVRARTHVEQKKDGREAIIVSELPYQVNKARLVERIAELVREKKITGISDLRDESDREGMRIVIELKRDAQPDLLLNLLYKHTALQSSFGINTLALVQGKPELLSLSRTLNEFINHRREVVTRRTQFELDKALARAHLLEGLAVALANIDRIIELIRRAPDAAVAKTWLTAEVWERGSVESMLARAMGEGEIASPQFVPGGYHLTETQAQAILDMRLHRLTGLEQEKIHKEFEETLGQIARFRSILASDGVLMGVIRDELLEIKAMFGDARRTEIVDGGADLLATDLIADEEMIVTVSHAGYIKRQPSDEYRTQKRGGKGKSATGMRDEDFISQLFVASTHDTILCFTDRGRVFKLKVYEIPQASRSARGRPIVNLLSLEHNEKVRQILPAPIADEEWGRWELLFATSQGLIKKTVLSAYANIRGNGLRAVDLREGDDLVGVALLPMLPEELGGGDEERSVDGVEEEEEEPVEEGDDEEDGGDPEGVDAQGSGRIMLFSRGGKAVRFRTQQVRRMGRVARGVRGMRLKGDDRVIALNVLEQGSGCQVLTITENGFGKRTAEELFPTKGRGTQGVIGIGVSTRNGPVVDNLTVWPGDQVMLITDKGTVLRTNVDTIRLTGRNATGVTILDVAEGERVTSVTRIAEAEEQESDEDPEEV; this is encoded by the coding sequence ATGAGCGACGCCGACAGCGCCAAACAGATTCCGGTCAACATCGAAGACGAAATGAGAACCTCCTACCTGGATTACGCCATGAGCGTGATCGTGGGTCGGGCGCTTCCCGATGTGCGCGATGGCCTGAAACCGGTGCATCGTCGGGTGCTGTTTGCCATGAACGAGCTTGGCAACGATTGGAATCGTGCCTACAAAAAATCGGCCCGCGTGGTTGGCGATGTCATCGGCAAATACCATCCGCATGGCGACGTTGCCGTATACGATACCATCGTGCGCATGGCCCAACATTTTTCCATGCGCTATCCCCTGGTCGATGGTCAGGGAAACTTCGGTTCGGTGGATGGCGATTCGGCGGCGGCCATGCGCTATACCGAGGTGCGCATGACCCGTCTGGCCGGGGAACTTCTGGCCGATATCGACAAGAATACAGTCGATTTCGTGGACAACTATGATGGATCGCTGATCGAACCGGTCGTTCTGCCGAGCAAATTTCCCAATCTGTTGATCAATGGTTCTTCCGGAATCGCCGTAGGCATGGCGACCAACATTCCCCCACACAACCTGGGGGAGATCATCGATGCCACCTGTGCCCTGATCGAGAATCCTCTGCTCGATGTGCGGGAACTCATGAAGTTTGTTCCAGGACCCGATTTTCCCACCGGGGGAATCATCCATGGCCGGGCGGGGATTCGCAGTGGTTATGAAACGGGCAGAGGATCGATCATCGTCCGCGCCCGGACGCATGTTGAACAAAAAAAAGATGGGCGCGAGGCGATCATCGTTTCGGAGCTGCCGTATCAGGTGAACAAGGCGCGCCTGGTGGAACGGATCGCCGAGTTGGTCCGGGAAAAGAAAATTACCGGCATCTCCGATCTGCGCGACGAGTCGGACCGTGAAGGGATGCGCATCGTCATCGAACTCAAGCGGGATGCCCAGCCCGATCTGCTGCTCAACCTTCTGTACAAGCATACGGCGCTGCAATCGAGTTTCGGCATCAATACCCTGGCGCTGGTTCAGGGAAAGCCGGAACTGTTGAGCCTTTCACGCACGCTCAACGAATTCATCAATCATCGCCGCGAGGTCGTCACCCGGCGCACCCAGTTTGAACTCGACAAGGCCCTTGCCCGGGCCCATCTTCTGGAGGGACTGGCGGTTGCCCTGGCCAATATCGATCGGATCATCGAACTGATCCGTCGCGCTCCCGATGCCGCCGTTGCCAAAACCTGGCTGACGGCGGAAGTCTGGGAGCGCGGATCGGTCGAATCGATGCTTGCCCGGGCCATGGGCGAGGGAGAGATCGCTTCGCCGCAATTCGTTCCCGGAGGATACCACCTGACCGAAACCCAGGCCCAGGCGATTCTGGACATGCGGCTGCACCGTTTGACCGGGTTGGAACAGGAGAAAATCCACAAGGAATTCGAGGAAACCCTGGGACAGATCGCCCGTTTTCGTTCGATTCTTGCTTCCGACGGGGTGTTGATGGGGGTGATCAGGGACGAACTGCTGGAGATCAAGGCGATGTTCGGCGATGCCCGCCGCACCGAGATCGTCGATGGCGGGGCCGATCTTCTGGCCACCGATCTGATCGCCGACGAGGAGATGATTGTTACCGTCAGTCATGCCGGGTATATCAAACGTCAACCCAGCGATGAATATCGAACGCAAAAACGGGGTGGCAAGGGGAAATCGGCGACGGGGATGCGGGATGAGGATTTCATTTCGCAATTGTTTGTCGCGTCCACCCATGACACCATTCTATGTTTCACCGACCGGGGGCGGGTTTTCAAGTTGAAGGTTTATGAAATTCCTCAGGCCTCGCGATCGGCCCGGGGACGACCGATCGTCAATCTTCTGTCGTTGGAGCACAACGAGAAGGTGCGTCAGATCCTTCCCGCGCCGATTGCCGACGAGGAATGGGGGCGCTGGGAATTGTTGTTTGCCACGAGCCAGGGTCTGATCAAAAAAACCGTCCTTTCCGCTTATGCCAATATTCGCGGCAATGGTTTGCGGGCAGTGGATCTGCGCGAGGGGGATGATCTTGTGGGGGTCGCCCTGTTGCCAATGTTGCCCGAGGAGTTGGGCGGCGGGGATGAGGAACGGAGTGTCGATGGGGTCGAGGAAGAGGAGGAGGAGCCGGTCGAGGAGGGCGATGACGAGGAGGATGGGGGCGATCCGGAGGGCGTCGATGCCCAGGGTTCCGGTCGCATCATGTTGTTTTCCCGTGGCGGCAAGGCGGTTCGGTTTCGCACCCAGCAGGTGCGGCGCATGGGCCGGGTGGCGCGTGGGGTGCGCGGGATGCGCCTGAAGGGCGATGATCGGGTGATCGCCCTGAACGTCCTGGAACAGGGGTCGGGATGCCAGGTACTGACGATCACCGAGAACGGATTTGGCAAACGGACCGCCGAGGAACTGTTTCCCACCAAGGGGCGTGGTACCCAGGGGGTCATCGGCATCGGGGTCAGCACGCGAAACGGTCCGGTTGTGGACAATCTGACGGTTTGGCCCGGAGATCAGGTGATGCTGATCACCGACAAGGGGACGGTTTTGCGCACCAATGTCGATACCATTCGCCTGACAGGCAGAAATGCCACCGGGGTGACCATCCTTGATGTCGCCGAAGGGGAGCGGGTAACCTCGGTCACCCGGATTGCCGAGGCGGAGGAACAGGAATCGGACGAGGATCCGGAAGAGGTGTAA